One genomic segment of Danio aesculapii chromosome 15, fDanAes4.1, whole genome shotgun sequence includes these proteins:
- the LOC130241319 gene encoding uncharacterized protein LOC130241319 produces the protein MRPLLINLLFQGVLLYGALGWDVRMPRDIHGLRGSCLVIPCSFSYTLYPPENPRRIVWYQWVSRGYPLVYDSWYPNDVIYKFRGKTYLYIYPHEDCSLRIDKLDHSHHGEKIYAWIDPENVGSSTYAFYDVTSTIFVDEDPEDPSIEIHGGDRMGEYITVVCSTFHTCPYSEPKITLSGIDGNEKIKDEEIKDGLWKTSLTRRGVVKTENLNFHCSVTHYGDRTARSSMYKSAKCVHQKIMIEPAIGDVTEHVPQIFTCTVYHSCQNEKPTITWNFRDMQISEGRKTLSGLNRATYSKITFVGKNKDHGNKLTCNARFSGGSTEASVIIRVQRVLLFDALGWEVKIPQDIHGLKGSCLVIPCSFSYKSNPPKNPSRVVWYQWASSGRPLVYDSLNANNVITKFRGKTDLYGNSNSDCSLLIRNLEQSHHNEKLYTRIDPENTAWTKYKHDDITSTILIDESPQKPNMDINGGEKVGDNITVICSAFHTCPHSKPSITLTGVEGSDEIKHESFKDGQWKITLTRKAVVKAESSTIECSVLYYGGIKATATTTKSAKCVYQKITIEPAIADVTEGVEQIFNCTVYHSCQKENPTITWNYENMQVSEGRKTLSGLNRITYSNITFLAAKEDNGKELTCTVQMSGGNSEKSVVLRVQGESFVFYTQEKSTNL, from the exons ATGAGACCTTTGCTGATTAATTTGCTTTTTCAAG GTGTTCTACTCTATGGTGCTCTCGGATGGGATGTGAGAATGCCAAGAGACATTCATGGTCTTCGCGGTTCCTGTCTGGTGATTCCATGTTCTTTCAGCTACACATTATACCCACCTGAAAACCCACGTAGGATTGTGTGGTATCAGTGGGTCTCTAGAGGTTATCCTTTAGTCTATGATTCATGGTATCCAAATGATGTCATTTACAAGTTCAGaggaaaaacatatttatatatatacccACATGAGGATTGCAGTCTGCGGATTGATAAACTAGATCACTCTCACCATGGAGAAAAAATATACGCATGGATTGACCCTGAAAATGTTGGAAGTAGCACTTATGCATTTTATGATGTCACCTCTACAATCTTTGTTGATG AAGATCCAGAGGACCCCAGCATTGAAATTCATGGAGGTGATAGGATGGGTGAATACATCACAGTAGTATGTTCGACCTTTCATACGTGTCCATACAGTGAACCAAAGATCACTCTGAGTGGCATAGAtggaaatgaaaaaataaaggatgAAGAAATTAAAGACGGCCTGTGGAAAACCTCTCTGACGCGCAGAGGTGTTGTAAAGACAGAAAACCTCAATTTTCATTGTTCAGTAACACATTATGGGGACAGAACAGCGAGATCTTCAATGTACAAAAGTGCCAAAT GTGTTCATCAAAAAATAATGATTGAGCCTGCAATTGGAGATGTCACTGAGCATGTCCCGCAGATCTTCACCTGTACCGTCTACCATTCCTGTCAGAATGAGAAACCAACCATCACATGGAACTTCAGGGACATGCAGATCTCAGAGGGGAGAAAAACACTTTCTGGTTTAAATCGGGCCACCTATTCCAAAATAACCTTTGTGGGTAAAAACAAAGACCATGGAAACAAATTGACTTGCAATGCAAGGTTTTCTGGAGGAAGCACTGAAGCTTCTGTCATTATACGAGTACAGC GTGTTCTGCTGTTTGATGCTTTAGGATGGGAAGTGAAAATCCCACAAGACATTCACGGCCTCAAAGGTTCCTGTCTGGTGATTCCATGTTCTTTCAGCTACAAATCAAACCCACCCAAAAACCCAAGTAGAGTTGTGTGGTATCAGTGGGCTTCTAGTGGGCGTCCTTTAGTTTATGATTCTTTGAATGCAAATAACGTCATCACGAAGTTCAGAGGAAAAACTGATTTATATGGAAACTCAAACTCAGATTGTAGTCTGCTGATCAGAAACCTGGAACAGTCCCACCATAATGAGAAATTATACACAAGGATTGACCCTGAAAATACTGCGTGGACCAAATACAAACATGATGATATCACCTCCACAATCCTTATTGATG AAAGTCCACAGAAGCCCAATATGGATATTAATGGAGGTGAAAAGGTGGGTGATAATATCACAGTAATATGTTCAGCTTTCCACACGTGTCCACACAGCAAACCAAGTATCACTTTAACCGGTGTTGAAGGATCTGATGAAATAAAGCATGAATCCTTTAAAGATGGTCAGTGGAAAATCACTCTGACACGAAAAGCTGTTGTAAAGGCAGAAAGCTCAACCATTGAGTGTTCAGTATTGTATTACGGTGGCATAAAGGCAACAGCTACAACGACCAAAAGTGCCAAAT GTGTTTATCAAAAAATAACGATTGAGCCTGCAATAGCAGATGTCACTGAGGGTGTTGAACAGATCTTCAACTGTACCGTCTACCATTCCTGCCAGAAGGAGAATCCAACCATCACATGGAACTACGAGAACATGCAGGTCTCAGAGGGGAGAAAAACACTTTCAGGTTTGAATCGAATCACCTATTCCAATATAACCTTTCTGGCTGCTAAAGAAGACAATGGGAAGGAGCTGacgtgcactgttcaaatgtctGGAGGGAACAGtgaaaaatctgttgttttacgTGTACAAGGTGAGTCATTTGTTTTTTATACTCAGGAAAAAAGCACAAATCTTTAA